The Sandaracinobacteroides saxicola nucleotide sequence GGGTCGCTGGCGGGTTCGTGGACGCTGACAACGGCGTGACCGGCCTCGTGATAGGCGGTCATCTTCTTCTCGTCCTCGGTCATGACCATCGACTTGCGTTCGACGCCCATCATGACCTTGTCCTTGGCGTCCTCGAACTCCTTCATGGAGACGAGGCGGCGCGAGCGGCGGGCGGCGAGGAGTGCTGCCTCGTTCACCAGGTTGGCGAGGTCGGCGCCGCTGAAGCCTGGCGTGCCGCGGGCGATGACGCGGGGGTTGACGTCGGGTGCGAGCGGCACCTTGCGCATGTGGACGGCGAGGATGCGTTCGCGCCCCTCGATGTCCGGGCGGCCGACGACGATCTGCCGGTCGAAGCGGCCGGGGCGCAGCAGGGCGGGATCGAGCACGTCGGGGCGGTTGGTGGCGGCGACGATGATGATGCCTTCATTGGCGTCGAAGCCGTCCATCTCGACCAGCAGCTGGTTCAGCGTCTGTTCGCGCTCGTCATTGCCGCCGCCCAGCCCGGCGCCGCGATGGCGGCCGACGGCGTCGATTTCATCGATGAAGATGATGCAGGGCGCGTTCTTCTTCGCCTGGTCGAACATGTCGCGCACGCGGCTGGCACCGACGCCGACGAACATCTCGACGAAGTCGGAGCCGGAGATGGTGAAGAAGGGGACGTTGGCTTCACCGGCGATGGCGCGGGCGAGCAGGGTTTTCCCGGTGCCCGGCGGGCCGACGAGCAGCGCGCCCTTGGGAATCTTGCCGCCGAGGCGGTGGAATTTCGACGGGTCCTTCAGGAAGTCGACGATTTCCTGCAGCTCCTCGCGCGCCTCGTCGATGCCGGCGACATCGTCGAAGGTGACGCGGCCGTCCTTTTGCGTGAGCATGCGCGCCTTCGACTTGCCGAAGCCCATGGCGCCGCGGCCCTGGCCATTCTGCATCTGGCGCATGAAGAAGATCCAGATGCCGATCATGATGATGAAGGGCAGCGCGCCGACGATGATCTGGCTGAGCAGGCTGGGGCGTTCCTCCGGCTGGGCGTCGAAGGTGACGTTCTTGGCGCGCAGGCGGCTGATAAGTTCGGGGTCGCCGGGGTTGTAGGTGCGGAACTCGCTGTCGTTCGCGAGTTTGCCGGCGATCTGGCGGCCGGAAATTTCGACGTTGCGGACCTGG carries:
- the ftsH gene encoding ATP-dependent zinc metalloprotease FtsH translates to MPDPKKPQNPLIRNLLMWGGILIALVLLVQLFQGPSKTEAAGQQMAYSEFLTKVDEGQVRNVEISGRQIAGKLANDSEFRTYNPGDPELISRLRAKNVTFDAQPEERPSLLSQIIVGALPFIIMIGIWIFFMRQMQNGQGRGAMGFGKSKARMLTQKDGRVTFDDVAGIDEAREELQEIVDFLKDPSKFHRLGGKIPKGALLVGPPGTGKTLLARAIAGEANVPFFTISGSDFVEMFVGVGASRVRDMFDQAKKNAPCIIFIDEIDAVGRHRGAGLGGGNDEREQTLNQLLVEMDGFDANEGIIIVAATNRPDVLDPALLRPGRFDRQIVVGRPDIEGRERILAVHMRKVPLAPDVNPRVIARGTPGFSGADLANLVNEAALLAARRSRRLVSMKEFEDAKDKVMMGVERKSMVMTEDEKKMTAYHEAGHAVVSVHEPASDPIHKATIIPRGRALGMVMRLPERDNYSYHRDKMHANLSVAMGGRIAEELIFGHDKVSSGASGDIQMATGLAKAMVTQWGMSDTLGPLQYSENQEEVFLGHSVTRQQNVSEQTAQLIDAEVKRIVMQGYDRAKSILSENIDQLHALANALLEYETLTGDEIKRVMAGESIDRPDSAAKLPPLGIGGVAGIPKSGRRSGGGLGGAAPATPRTMGGDQPGA